In Malassezia vespertilionis chromosome 7, complete sequence, the following proteins share a genomic window:
- a CDS encoding uncharacterized protein (TransMembrane:11 (i80-99o105-131i152-175o187-206i213-234o273-292i304-326o346-365i386-407o419-440i452-477o); EggNog:ENOG503NUTX; COG:S), whose product MFTSNGAESIGADTDVAGDQLGDADYSRASLDHEHFDEEKYGDEKLDTTESEINEADIQALVEEDHGHEIKLRTMSWQKASWLLAGDQVGLAVMSQAWSLSVLGWAAGIMTMLVAGVLFVVTSITMHRYIMRNPQIKDICDFGYYVFGKSRVAYVFSGFMLLANNIILIGFHILMSARVLNTLSDHSLCTVVFNIIGMVMGIVFSLPRTLHHVSFMSMFSAFCMGMAILLWLIFSGIQDHPMQGPKKLFPDDGPVRTYARSPPGTTWVDAMNAMLNITFMWVPQILFPTFIAEMERPQDFPKALAVLTGLQFFLFIIPPSIGYYYLGQYTTSPAFASLQTYTYQKASFAFVIVASILIAGIYANVSAKFIYARVMGKSRHAHSNTATGWGMWFLIMAVIWVVAWIFAEVIPSVGDFLSLLGAAFDSFFGFIFFAVAYWQMNRGRYFNGLGKTMLTLVHVIVMACGLFLLGPGLYAAVEAIIADYSSGTKPAFSCENVAL is encoded by the coding sequence ATGTTTACATCAAATGGTGCCGAGAGTATCGGTGCGGATACTGACGTTGCCGGGGACCAGCTAGGCGATGCTGATTATAGCAGAGCGTCGCTGGACCACGAACACTTTGACGAAGAGAAATACGGCGACGAGAAGCTGGACACAACTGAGTCGGAGATCAACGAAGCCGACATCCAAGCACTTGTGGAGGAAGACCATGGCCATGAGATCAAGCTCCGGACAATGTCGTGGCAAAAAGCTTCTTGGCTGCTCGCCGGCGACCAAGTCGGTCTTGCCGTCATGTCCCAGGCCTGGTCACTTTCTGTGCTGGGCTGGGCTGCCGGTATTATGACCATGCTTGTAGCTGGTGTTCTTTTTGTCGTGACCTCGATTACGATGCACCGCTACATTATGCGAAATCCGCAAATCAAGGACATTTGTGACTTTGGATACTATGTCTTTGGCAAGAGTCGTGTGGCGTACGTCTTTAGCGGCTTCATGCTTTTGGCCAACAACATTATTCTTATTGGTTTTCACATCTTGATGAgtgcgcgcgtcttgaACACGCTCTCAGATCATTCGCTTTGTACTGTCGTTTTCAACATCATCGGCATGGTTATGGGGATAGTGTTTTCTCTGCCGCGGACCCTGCACCATGTCTCTTTCATGTCGATGTTCTCTGCGTTCTGCATGGGCATGGCCATTCTTCTTTGGCTGATTTTCTCAGGCATCCAGGACCATCCTATGCAGGGCCCGAAGAAGCTGTTCCCCGATGACGGACCGGTGCGCACGTATGCACGCTCTCCCCCAGGCACAACCTGGGTGGATGCAATGAATGCGATGCTAAATATCACCTTTATGTGGGTCCCTCAAATTCTGTTCCCTACCTTTATTGCAGAGATGGAACGCCCCCAGGATTTCCCCAAGGCACTTGCCGTACTTACTGGCCTCCAATTTTTTCTCTTTATCATCCCCCCTTCGATTGGATACTACTATTTGGGACAGTACACGACCTCGCCGGCTTTTGCTAGCTTGCAGACGTACACGTACCAGAAGGCGTCCTTTGCATTTGTTATTGTTGCTTCCATTCTTATTGCGGGTATCTACGCGAATGTGAGTGCAAAGTTTATCTACGCTCGCGTTATGGGCAAGTCGAGGCACGCACACAGCAATACGGCCACTGGCTGGGGCATGTGGTTCCTCATTATGGCTGTAATTTGGGTCGTGGCGTGGATTTTTGCCGAGGTTATCCCCAGCGTGGGTGATTTCCTTTCCCTGCTTGGTGCTGCGTTTGACTCCTTCTTTGGTTTTATTTTCTTCGCCGTTGCGTACTGGCAGATGAACAGAGGAAGGTACTTTAATGGCCTGGGGAAAACAATGCTCACGCTTGTTCATGTCATTGTTATGGCCTGTGGCTTGTTTTTGCTTGGTCCTGGACTTTACGCGGCCGTGGAAGCCATTATTGCCGACTACTCAAGCGGAACAAAACCTGCATTCAGCTGCGAAAATGTGGCTTTGTAG
- a CDS encoding ribonuclease T2 (COG:A; SECRETED:SignalP(1-18); EggNog:ENOG503NXW8), with the protein MISHALLFGALSASAAYAALYDNTSVANRTCGNKPITSCSLQALDVGNVDTCCTETFGGLLASTQFWDTYTGREDANQLLPQDQWTLHGLWPDFCNGSFTQYCDADRQYDPHPSPAEVNGQKVLPYQGPSVDIMLKDYNATDLLAWMEKNWVAQNQPSAEFWAHEFSKHATCFSTFDVACYGKHYRKHEDLVQFFETAIKYFNSLPTYKWLQEAGITPSNTTTYSLSDISGALADAYGKTPYLGCSGSPYSETEKGRNSMDHGRTVLNEVWYFSHANGRPQEHDIEKVDSVTKTNCAKSPGAIHYYERAKNSVREK; encoded by the coding sequence ATGATCTCTCATGCGCTTCTGTTCGGTGCACTGagtgccagcgccgcgtacgcTGCATTGTATGACAACACCTCTGTTGCGAACCGCACCTGTGGAAACAAGCCAATCACGTCGTGCTCtttgcaagcgctcgaCGTCGGCAATGTCGATACGTGCTGCACCGAGACGTTTGGCGGCTTGCTCGCCTCTACCCAGTTCTGGGACACGTACACGGGCCGCGAAGATGCAAACCAGCTCCTGCCGCAGGACCAGTGGACGCTGCACGGTCTCTGGCCAGACTTTTGCAACGGATCCTTTACGCAGTACTGCGACGCTGACCGCCAGTACGACCCCCATCCGAGCCCTGCGGAGGTGAATGGCCAAAAGGTATTGCCGTACCAAGGCCCATCGGTTGACATCATGCTTAAAGACTATAACGCAACGGACCTGCTCGCTTGGATGGAGAAGAATTGGGTTGCACAAAACCAGCCGAGTGCCGAGTTTTGGGCGCACGAGTTTAGCAAGCATGCTACGTGCTTCTCGACGTTTGACGTTGCGTGCTACGGCAAACACTACCGCAAGCACGAAGACCTAGTCCAGTTCTTTGAGACGGCGATCAAGTATTTCAACAGCCTGCCTACGTACAAGTGGCTTCAGGAGGCTGGTATTACGCCGAGCAACACGACGACCTACTCGTTGAGCGACATctccggcgcgctcgccgatgcGTACGGCAAGACTCCCTACCTTGGCTGCAGTGGCTCTCCGTACAGCGAGACAGAAAAAGGCAGGAACAGCATGGACCATGGCCGGACCGTGCTAAACGAGGTGTGGTACTTTAGCCATGCCAATGGCCGTCCTCAGGAGCACGATATCGAAAAGGTGGATTCTGTGACAAAGACGAACTGTGCAAAGAGCCCTGGCGCGATTCATTACTACGAACGTGCTAAGAATAGCGTGCGTGAAAAGTAG
- the GCN5_1 gene encoding histone acetyltransferase (COG:B; COG:K; EggNog:ENOG503NVPK), producing MPAHWTYPAHIASAAQCTPVSAALKVARHAHCGHGWRHIPASDSPYAPLPPVDIPAQQPCACPGATPPTSVDVASGEQQATRMDALTSAWPVCGRCKHALLEHGLLSNDPAAEQVRRTNVAVRMDELLEDEHKLLDFTYTDADLVSLKKQIGSLAYTRTPSTVKPARPTKKQAKTHAPLHRTIVNADNFCTLNYIYQRAHTFEVHAALSRQPHIARWSPSAMRHFFALAKRAVIRIDPAIKRSVCKRCMHILIEGLSCSTLIWGEGVIERRCRWCAHALVTRAYETGLPPVKRKHLSQKQRRRRWRRRQLASTPALMPSLVPYTERMQGTPWDAQLGSFGAAAPLVRQAMASRGDHVVTVGLKRGGVVGAQEAHDGET from the coding sequence ATGCCCGCACACTGGACGTACCCAGCCCATattgcaagcgcggcgcagtgcacacCTGTATCCGCAGCACTCAAGGTCGCACGGCACGCCCATTGCGGGCACGGATGGCGCCACATCCCTGCGTCCGACTCGccgtacgcgccgctgccgccggTAGACATcccggcgcagcagccatGCGCTTGCCCGGGCGCTACGCCGCCAACGAGTGTGGACGTCGCGAgcggcgagcagcaagcGACACGCATGGATGCACTTACCAGTGCGTGGCCCGTCTGTGGACGATGCAAGCATGCACTTCTCGAGCATGGACTGCTATCGAACGATCCTGCAGCGGAGCAAGTACGCCGCACAAATGTCGCAGTGCGCATGGACGAGCTTTTGGAAGACGAGCACAAGCTCCTGGATTTCACGTACACGGACGCGGATCTTGTCTCGCTCAAGAAGCAGATTGGGTCGCTCGCGTACACAcgcacgcccagcacgGTCAAACCGGCGCGACCTACGAAAAAGCAGGCAAAgacgcatgcgccgctgcatcgcACGATTGTAAATGCTGATAATTTCTGCACTCTCAACTACATCTACCAACGCGCACACACGTTTGAGGTGCATGCAGCACTGTCCAGGCAGCCTCATATTGCACGCTGGAGTCcgtcggcgatgcgccatttttttgcgctggccaagcgcgccgtgaTTCGCATCGACCCGGCGatcaagcgcagcgtgtgcaagcggtgcatgcacatTCTCATCGAAGGTCTTTCGTGCTCGACACTGATTTGGGGGGAGGGTGTGATTGAACGGCGGTGCAGATGGTGTGCGCATGCACTTGTTACGCGCGCGTACGAAACGGGACTCCCGCCGGTGAAGCGGAAGCACCTGTCccaaaagcagcgcaggcgccgctggcgcaggcggcaGCTTGCATCTACACCCGCGCTGATGCCCAGCCTTGTTCCGTACACGGAGCGCATGCAGGGCACGCCGTGGGACGCACAGCTGGGGTCGTTCGGGGCCGCGGCGCCTTTGGTCCGGCAGGCGATGGCATCGCGTGGCGACCATGTTGTGACCGTTGGCTTGAAACGGGGGGGAGTCGTGGGAGCGCAAGAGGCGCATGATGGGGAGACGTAG
- a CDS encoding uncharacterized protein (EggNog:ENOG503NYA2; COG:Q; SECRETED:SignalP(1-16)) gives MLLLLVAALCALLSYAMWPRKTWDAKGKSVLITGGSQGLGLALARQLCAQGANIVLCSRTEAKLNEAVQQVKHISYVVADVSTFPGAASAVAQCPFTPDAVFCCAGGAKPGMFLEHTAQDFEASMRTDYMTALATAHASARAMRAAGRSGKIVFVSSVLGLMGMVGYTQYSPMKYAIRGLGECLRSEFQLYGIGVHTYFPATILSPGYEQENKTKPAITKKLEEGDEKKSPEACAACLVRGVERGHFSITDGLIGNFLRVASDGSAPGNGFLVDLASQTFARIALVAWRRFIADRTIRAHGVD, from the exons ATGCTGCTCCTCCtcgtggcggcgctgtgtgcgctgctctcgTACGCAATGTGGCCCAGAAAAACATGGGATGCAAAGGGCAAG AGCGTCTTGATTACCGGTGGATCACAAGGTCTgggccttgcgctcgcgcgccagctCTGCGCACAAGGCGCCAACATTGTCCTCTGCAGCCGCACCGAAGCCAAGCTCAACGAAGCGGTGCAGCAGGTCAAG CACATCAGCTATGTCGTCGCGGACGTTTCCACGTTTCCCGGCGCGGCATctgccgtcgcgcagtgTCCCTTTACCCCCGACGCTGTATTCTGCtgcgcgggcggcgcgaagCCGGGCATGTTTCTGGAGCACACTGCACAGGACTTTGAAGCGTCGATGCGCACCGACTACATGACGGCGCTTGCCACCGCACATGCCAGTGCtcgggcgatgcgcgcggcaggccgcagcggcaagatTGTCTTTGTCAGCTCCGTGCTGGGGCTCATGGGCATGGTCGGCTACACTCAGTACTCGCCCATGAAGTACGCGATCCGCGGCCTGGGCGAGTGCCTGCGCTCCGAGTTCCAGCTGTATGGGATCGGTGTGCACACCTACTTTCCCGCAACCATTTTGTCGCCTGGCTACGAGCAAGAAAACAAGACCAAGCCTGCGATTACCAAGAAACTAGAGGAAGGCGACGAGAAAAAGTCGCCCGAggcgtgtgcggcgtgccttgtgcgcggcgtcgagcgcggccacTTTTCCATCACCGACGGCCTCATTGGCAATTTTTTGCGTGTCGCATCCGACGGCAGTGCGCCCGGGAATGGATTCCTTGTGGATTTGGCATCGCAGACCTTTGCACgcattgcgcttgtcgcATGGCGCCGCTTCATTGCAGACAGGACGATTCGGGCGCATGGGGTGGATTGA
- a CDS encoding uncharacterized protein (EggNog:ENOG503NUFJ; COG:S), with the protein MMASSHAQALSPADGMHAPFGSTISTTAQAALYHGSNSFPPPQEMPGHGDTLQHGSNSHLGPGAPQEARWAMLPHGDLAPEINHASLPGKDNDAALMSVLSASAPAPSFTVMRSETPIPVQNMLLPADLALPQPNTHMAIAGDRASLQVTPIPYDLQDAPGQAPASSQDARRMDNAQLRNFLKLDVDMGFVADERNASPNLLQPVFGWKKRRSVSDVGPRTPSWLGLAADNAVSPMDELPFEAPTRDSALNFEALQIRVDEQKRPDISITTPADAAQTLHSLSTSTCTAHTDYVPIPGMPAQHSASPPFVQTQSTYEPHTGPVRSRAGTRSPRSSSPYATPMRSVTPDAPELHFQVNEQDVATARMSQWRFPCANPLQDTLHPMDAITRRQDLLSVPDMEMRSLGRVGRRHLRTAMSEDLQASTRSTMHGMGHSMDWQKPPVSSVSMMQINPGFAPEMHNRSLSPEMVRWATQNMSGIALQEQQLLAMNQEALNSGRTTPIRSPTPGDLSPSPSSTIPSPSPSSDMTPLRAAQTRTPVVTTSAAQAASASRRKAEAVFTCPFPDCGSTFTRQYNLRGHMRSHMDQRPFKCTWPGCGRSFARTHDCKRHHNLHLNIKPYTCEGCGKTFARLDALNRHNKSEGGACACTETDE; encoded by the coding sequence ATGATGGCTTCGTCGCATGCACAGGCTCTATCTCCTGCGGACGGCATGCACGCTCCGTTTGGGTCGACCATCTCGACAACTGCGCAGGCCGCATTGTATCATGGTTCAAACTCATTTCCCCCACCCCAGGAGATGCCTGGGCATGGCGACACGCTTCAGCATGGCTCGAATTCCCACCTCGGTCCCGGCGCCCCACAAgaggcgcgctgggcgatgcTACCCCATGGCGATCTTGCACCCGAGATCAACCATGCGTCGTTGCCAGGGAAAGACaacgatgcagcgctgaTGAGTGTGTTATCTGCCTCGGCTCCGGCGCCTTCCTTTACCGtgatgcgcagcgagacGCCGATTCCCGTGCAAAATATGCTCCTCCCTGCGGATCTCGCGCTGCCACAGCCCAACACCCATATGGCGATCGCTGGCGATCGTGCGTCACTGCAAGTAACACCGATCCCCTACGATTTGCAAGATGCGCCTGGCCAAGCACCCGCGTCATCGCAAGATGCACGCCGTATGGacaatgcgcagctgcgcaacttTTTGAAACTGGATGTAGACATGGGCTTTGtcgccgacgagcgcaatgcgTCGCCGAATCTTCTCCAGCCAGTATTCGGCtggaaaaagcgccgctcTGTGTCGGATGTCGGGCCGCGTACACCTTCGTGGCTTGGCCTCGCCGCAGACAATGCCGTATCGCCGATGGACGAACTGCCTTTTGAAGCACCCACGCGCGACTCGGCGCTCAACTTTGAGGCGCTCCAAATCCGCGTCGACGAACAAAAACGGCCGGATATCTCCATCACGACCCCTGCTGATGCTGCACAGACCTTGCACTCGCTTTCCACGTCCACTTGTACAGCCCATACAGACTACGTTCCTATTCCTGGGATGCCCGCGCAGCACTCGGCTTCCCCTCCATTTGTACAGACGCAATCTACGTACGAGCCGCATACCGGCCCTGTGCGCTCCAGGGCAGGAACGCGGTCCCCACGCTCTTCTAGTCCTTACGCCACGCCCATGCGGAGCGTCACGCCAGATGCGCCTGAGCTGCACTTCCAAGTCAACGAACAGGACGTGGCCACCGCTCGGATGTCGCAATGGCGCTTCCCTTGTGCGAATCCGTTGCAGGATACGCTGCATCCCATGGACGCCATCACGCGTAGACAGGACTTGCTCAGCGTACCGGACATGGAGATGCGCAGCCTTGGTAGGGTCGGCCGCAGGCATctgcgcacggccatgTCGGAAGACTTGCAAGCAAGtacgcgctcgacaatgCACGGCATGGGGCACTCGATGGACTGGCAGAAGCCGCCCGTTTCGTCTGTGAGTATGATGCAAATCAACCCTGGCTTTGCGCCGGAGATGCACAACCGCAGCCTTTCTCCCGAAATGGTGCGGTGGGCGACGCAGAACATGTCTGGCATTGCTCTGCAGGAACAGCAATTGCTCGCCATGAACCAGGAAGCACTTAACTCGGGCCGCACGACGCCGATCCGCAGCCCGACGCCGGGCGACCTGAGCCCCTCGCCCTCCAGCACCATTCCTTCGCCATCGCCTTCCTCTGATATGACGCCcctgcgcgctgcacaaacgcGCACGCCTGTTGTGACGACCAGTGCGGCACAAgctgcgtctgcatcgcgccgcaaagccGAAGCGGTGTTTACCTGCCCGTTCCCCGACTGTGGGTCCACATTTACGCGCCAGTACAATTTGCGGGGGCACATGCGCTCCCACATGGACCAGCGACCGTTCAAGTGTACGTGGCCGGGGTGCGGCCGCAGTTTTGCTCGCACGCACGACTGCAAACGCCACCACAATCTCCACCTCAACATCAAACCGTACACGTGCGAGGGCTGCGGCAAGACGTTTGCACGTCTCGATGCGCTAAACCGCCATAACAAGAGCGAaggcggcgcgtgtgcgtgcaccGAGACAGACGAATAG
- the ALA1 gene encoding alanine--tRNA ligase (BUSCO:EOG09260HPO; EggNog:ENOG503NUR8; COG:J) has protein sequence MSSTDATAPTTQEWPANRVRSTFFDFFKEKQHTLVPSSSTIPYDDPTLLFANAGMNQYKSIFLGTVDPSSEFAKLQRAVNSQKCIRAGGKHNDLDDVGKDTYHHTFFEMLGNWSFGNYFKKEAIFYAWELLTQVYGLPKDQLYVTYFEGDAKQGLEPDLEARALWLEVGVADDHILRGDAKDNFWEMGATGPCGPCSEVHFDRLGNRNAASLVNMDDPLVIEVWNLVFMQYNREGDGSLRPLPARHIDTGMGFERLVSILQNKLSNYDTDVFTPLFDRIQELTGARAYQGKLGNEDKDGIDTAYRVLADHIRTLTFAMSDGGVPDKDGRGYVLRRILRRGIRYARKYFQVPIGSFFSQLLPTLLQQMGNTFPEITRKAEDLAAMLDEEERSFSRTLDRGEKLFEQYANAAKAEGRAKLSGSDVWRLYDTFGFPVDLTSIMAEEQGLTFDQAGFEKAQAESKEASKGVGKQQATDAVKLDVHDLGYLEKQGTVPKTNDKYKYDTPSMAATVKGIFQDHQFVESTDTLLTKEAPFGVLLDRTNMYAESGGQQADMGSLVIDGKTAFDVTNVQVANGYMLHIGFLEYGALRVGDKVITSYNDARRRPLQNNHTGTHILNYGLREVLGDHIDQKGSLVAPTKLRFDFSHKAQLTMPELEKIEQINRQFIDRNVAVYAKDLALEDAYQIPGLRAVFGESYPNPVRVVSLEFDVDEIAKDLKNPQWANTSIEFCGGTHVGRTGEIGDLIITEEGGIAKGIRRVVAVTGDEAIVATKTADDAAARLDAIEKMEQVEKDAQLKAFGVDLAQMEMSVLRKDALKQRFAKLRKALDTQLKARSAAEVKAAQEAVTKFFSEHPDAPVLVTKLDVDANAKALQSGISAARKLNKSVYLFAQDKGDGAVKTIYSNFVPEPKAGFDAVVWNKQISELLGGRGGGKPDGAQGMADATAAQVNAAMQLAADVYKRE, from the coding sequence ATGTCAAGCACGGACGCTACTGCGCCAACCACACAAGAGTGGCCTGCAAACAgggtgcgcagcaccttTTTTGACTTTTTTAAAGAAAAGCAGCACACGCTTGTCCcctcgagcagcacaaTCCCTTACGATGACCCTACACTGCTTTTTGCGAATGCAGGAATGAACCAGTACAAGTCCATTTTTTTGGGCACGGTCGACCCCTCGTCCGAGTttgccaagctgcagcgcgcggtgaaTTCTCAAAAGTGCATTCGTGCAGGCGGCAAGCACAACGACCTTGACGATGTCGGGAAAGACACGTACCACCACACCTTTTTTGAGATGCTTGGCAACTGGAGTTTTGGCAACTACTTTAAGAAAGAAGCGATATTTTACGCGTGGGAACTGCTCACCCAGGTCTACGGCCTGCCGAAAGACCAGCTCTACGTGACCTACTTTGAAGGCGATGCCAAGCAAGGTCTTGAGCCCGATCTtgaggcgcgtgcgctgtggCTCGAGGTCGGTGTTGCCGACGACCATATTCTCCGCGGCGACGCCAAAGACAATTTCTGGGAGATGGGTGCGACGGGCCCGTGCGGCCCCTGCAGCGAAGTGCACTTTGACCGTTTGGGAAACAGGAATGCTGCGAGCCTTGTCAACATGGACGATCCACTGGTGATTGAGGTGTGGAATTTGGTGTTTATGCAGTACAACCGCGAAGGGGACGGTTCGCTGCGTCCACTGCCTGCGCGCCATATTGACACCGGCATGGGCtttgagcgcctcgtttCGATTTTGCAAAACAAGCTGAGCAATTACGACACGGACGTGTTTACTCCGCTGTTTGACCGAATCCAAGAGCTcactggcgcgcgcgcgtacCAAGGCAAGCTCGGCAACGAGGATAAGGACGGCATCGACACGGCCTACCGTGTCCTTGCTGACCATATCCGCACGCTCACCTTTGCCATGAGCGACGGCGGTGTGCCCGACAAAGATGGCCGTGGTTACGTTTTGCGACGTATTCTTCGCCGCGGCATCCGCTACGCGCGCAAGTATTTCCAAGTTCCTATTGGCAGCTTTTTCAGCCAGCTCTTGCCCACACTGCTCCAGCAAATGGGCAACACATTCCCCGAGATTACGCGCAAGGCAGAGGACCTTGCGGCGATGCTggacgaagaagagcgcTCCTTTTCGCGCACCCTTGATCGCGGCGAGAAGCTTTTTGAGCAGTATGCGAATGCTGCCAAGGCAGAGGGTCGTGCAAAGCTTAGCGGCTCTGACGTGTGGCGCTTGTATGATACGTTTGGCTTCCCTGTCGACTTGACGAGCATCATGGCCGAGGAGCAAGGTTTGACGTTTGATCAGGCTGGGTTTGAAAAGGCACAGGCCGAGAGCAAGGAAGCAAGCAAAGGTGTGGGCAAGCAGCAAGCCACCGACGCGGTTAAGCTTGATGTGCACGACCTGGGCTATTTGGAGAAGCAGGGTACAGTGCCCAAGACAAATGACAAGTACAAGTACGACACGCCGTCCATGGCTGCGACGGTCAAGGGTATTTTCCAGGACCACCAATTTGTAGAGAGCACAGACACACTTCTCACGAAAGAAGCGCCGTTTGGTGTGCTTTTGGACCGTACCAACATGTACGCTGAGAGCGGTGGCCAGCAGGCGGATATGGGCAGCTTGGTTATCGACGGCAAGACTGCGTTTGACGTGACAAATGTTCAAGTCGCCAACGGCTACATGCTGCACATCGGCTTCCTCGAGTACGgtgctttgcgcgtcgGCGACAAAGTCATTACGAGCTACAacgacgcgcggcggcgcccTTTGCAGAACAACCACACGGGCACGCACATTCTCAACTATGGCCTGCGCGAGGTCCTCGGCGATCACATCGACCAAAAAGGCTCGCTTGTTGCGCCGACCAAGCTGCGATTTGACTTTTCGCACAAGGCGCAGCTCACCATGCCAGAGCTGGAAAAGATTGAGCAGATTAATCGCCAGTTTATCGATCGCAACGTTGCGGTGTATGCCAAGGAccttgcgctggaagaTGCATACCAGATTCCCGGGCTCCGTGCAGTGTTTGGAGAGTCGTACCCCAACCCAGTGCGCGTGGTGAGCTTGGAGTTCGATGTGGACGAGATTGCAAAAGATTTGAAGAACCCGCAGTGGGCCAACACAAGCATCGAGTTTTGCGGCGGCACGCACGTTGGCCGGACTGGCGAGATTGGCGATCTGATCATCACAGAGGAGGGCGGCATTGCCAAAGGTATCCGACGTGTCGTTGCCGTGACGGGCGACGAAGCGATAGTGGCGACCAAGACGGCAGacgacgccgccgcacgaCTTGATGCGATCGAAAAAATGGAGCAGGTTGAGAAGGATGCACAGCTCAAAGCCTTTGGCGTTGATCTTGCGCAGATGGAGATGAGTGTGTTGCGCAAGGATGCGTTGAAGCAGCGGTTtgccaagctgcgcaaggcgctcgatACGCAGCTCAAGgcgcgctctgcggcgGAGGTcaaagctgcgcaggaAGCGGTGACCAAGTTTTTCAGCGAGCATCCCGACGCGCCTGTATTGGTCACGAAACTGGACGTGGATGCGAatgccaaggcgctgcagtcCGGTATTTCTGCTGCCCGCAAGCTGAACAAATCTGTGTACCTCTTTGCACAGGACAAAGGAGACGGCGCTGTGAAGACTATCTACAGCAACTTTGTGCCAGAGCCCAAAGCAGGGTTTGATGCTGTTGTGTGGAACAAGCAAATTTCCGAGTTGCTGGGCGGTCGCGGAGGCGGCAAGCCGGATGGCGCACAAGGCATGGCCGATGCgaccgctgcgcaagtcAACGCTGCGATGCAACTTGCCGCCGACGTTTACAAAAGAGAGTAG